CGGCGGAGGTGCCGGCGGCAACCGCGGAAGTGGCGGAAATCTCGCCGGGAGAACTGGCGGCGACGGCGGAAACGGCAAGGAGTTCCTCTGGGTTGCTGACGGCGACCGTGGAACCGTCAGGGGTCCAGTCGGGGATGCCGGCGGCGGAAACGCCGGGAACCCCGGCAGTAGCCGGGATCCCGCCGCAGATGCCGGTGGAACCGACACAAGCCCCGGGGACGGCAGGGATCCCGCCGGCGGTGCTGGCAACGGCGGAAGCGGAAGGGATCCCGCCGGAGGTTCAGGCGGCGGCGGAAGCGGCGGGGATCCCCCCGGAGGTGCTGGCGGCGGCCGTGGCTGAGGCGGCGCGGGCGCAGGCGCGGGCGTCGTGGCTGGCACCGCTGAACGGCACGGGCGACCGCAAGGGGGTCTTCGCCACGCTGACGGCGGCGGAGTACTACCGGGTGCTGGACGCGGTGGGCCGCGTGGTGCGCCCGGACAAGGCGGGGGCGATCCCGGCGGAGCTGGCGCCGATCCTGGAGCGGCTGTCGCTGGACGCGTCGGAGTGGCTGGCGTCGGTTCAGGGCTACGAGCGCCGCTTCCGCCGGGTGGTGGGCTGCGCCGGCCGCCTCGCGGAGCTGGCCCGCGCCGCCGGCCTCAAGTGGTTCCAGGGCGTCGCCGCCTGCCGCCGGCTCTTCCTCCCCGCCCGGGCATAGGAGAGATCCGTGAATGGGCCCTGGAGCGGGCAGGGGCAATTATCCCCTTTTCCGCGAAGAGTCCGTTCCGGATGGTCTTTTCATTTAAGCCGTTCGAGCGCCTGGCGGGCCAGTTTTTCGGATGCCGTAAAATCGGCCTCCTCACTTCCCAGGCTCACACCAACGGTGAAATAGACCTCGCCCTTGAGCACATGAAGCCCCGCACCGGCCCGGAGACCCGTGCCTCCCCAAAAGGCCTTTTCTCCAAGATTCGGCACCGGTTTGACCTCGCCCAGAAGGCTGGCCGAGTCGTCGAACAGCTTTGGAGCCGATTGGCCATTGCGGCGCATCTTCTCCGGCATGGCGACGGTCTGGTTCACGGAGACCTGGACCTGACCGGCCTGGCGCCCCTCGGTCACGGCGGTGTAGGTCAGGATCTTCTGGCCCATGGGGTTGGTGACGACCTCGGGATCCTTGACCGACGCGCCCAGGGCGGCTTCGGCGTCCGCCTTCGTGACCAGCACGGCAGGATCCACCAATGCCAGGCTTTCAGGCCCTGTACCCCTCGGGCCGTCGGTGGCTGTCACGGCTCCGCCGGACTCTGAGACCTTATTGCCCCCACCGCACCCTTCAAAGCACATCAGCATCCCGAGTACCACAAGACAGATTCCCGTCATTGTCCTTGCCATGTCGAACTCCTTTCCTCTGAATTCATGATCAAGCACAGGAAAGAGGACACTCACCATTCACAAGGAACGAGTGTCCTAATCCTGCCAATCCTGCTTCTATTGAGTGTCCTGTTCTCCTTCCCCGGTATCAGCCGTTATTCCGATGATCCGACCGAACGCTGCGGAATACACCCCCCTTCCGGCGTGGACCACGAGGGAGGGGAGCTCTACGGCTTCACCCACGGGACCGGGTGTGAAGGCCATGAGAACCTGTTTCGCCCGGGCAGATTCCGGGAAGGGGAAGACCCGTCGGAAGGTTTCCAAGGCAAAACCACGGGAGGTTGCTATCTTGCGAACCTCCTTCTCACGCTCTGCGAGGTGGACCAGGAAAAGCCGTCCCGAATCCGCGAGAAACCGCCGGGCGGCGTCAAAAAGGGCGCCCAGGTCGAGGGTGAGCTCGTGCCGTGCCGCGGCCCGCTGCGGGTCGGGGTTCAGCCGGCCGCTCCCCACGGCCCTGAACGGAGGGTTCGAGAAGACGATATTCACTTGCGCGGGGAGCGGAGGCGACGCAAGGTCCCGCACGTCGCCTTGAATCACCGTGACCCGGCCCGCCGCGCCGTTTTCGACGACGTTTTCCGCAGCCAGCGCGGCCAACTCCGCCTGGATCTCGACGGCCCACAGGTGGCGGAACGGTTTCCGATGGAACAGGATCAGCGGGATGATCCCGCACCCGGTCCCGATCTCCAGGAGGTCGTCCTCCGGCCGGCACTGGACGAAGTCCGCCAGGAGGGGAGCGTCGAGGGCGAAGCGATAACCGCGGCCGGGCTGGCGAACGCGGATCTTCCCGTCAAGGAAACGGGTCGATGATACCGTGTCCGGGCTCGTGTTCAGGATGGGTTCCCCCGGTTGAGGAAGAGGATCGGGTTGACAGGCTTGCCGTTCAGGTGGACCTCGTAGTGAAGGTGGGGCCCGGTGGAGCGGCCGGTACTCCCCACGTAGCCCACGCTGTCGCCTTTCTTCAGGCTCTGCCCGGTCCGGGCCTCGATGGCGGAGAGGTGCGCGTACCGGCTGGTGATCCCGTAACGGTGCCACAGGATCACGGTGTAGCCATAGCCCGACTGGGCGCCGGCAAAGAGGACCGTTCCGTCGGCGGCCGCGACGACCCGGGCCCCGGAAGGGGCCGCGATGTCGAGCCCGGCATGGAAATCAGGGGCGCCGGAGAAGGGGTCCGGCCGGCCGCCGAACCAGGAACTGATGTAACCCCGGACCGGCCACTCGCTGGGGATGGAGGAGAGGAACAGGCTCCGCTCCAGAGTCTCGTTCTTCATGCGAACGAGGGAACTCTCGAGTTCCTTCATCCGCCGCCTCAGATCGGGGAGCCGCTCGGGGCCGTTGAGCCCGAGCCCCTGCAGCGCCCTTCCGCCGATTCCGCCCATGCCGCCGCTGGTGGAAACCGGGTTCCCCATGTCGATTCCCGCCAGGTGGCTGATGGTTCGGGTCATGGTTTCCATGTAGGCGAGTTTCTCCGTCAGGCCCTCCGTCTCCGCACGGAAGCGGACGTTCTCCTCCCGCAGTTTCCCGAGGGTCTCCACCGTGCGCTCGTAGCCGTCGAGCCGGGAAATGGCCGTGAAATAGCGGAAAGTGGCGAAGAGGCCAACGACAACGAAAGCCAGGGCCACGGACGCAAAAAGGTACAGGATGCGGGGAGACACCCGGAACTGCCGCATTCGGCGGGAGTCGCGCGGAACAATGATGATCGTGAACAGTCTCTCTTTTTTCATGCCTGTCCGAAGCGTTCAATCGTCATGGCACAGCCGGTTCGAAACGCCATTTTACTTGAAATGGGGAAAGCGTCAAGTCGGAAAAACAAATGTGAAAAGATTTGCCCGACCGACGCGATCATGATATGCTCGCAAGCCGGTTTTCAAAGCCGGGCCCTTGGGACGAAGGGCGTCGGACGAACGCTTCTCCCGGCCCCTTCGGGAGAACCGCCGTGATCGAGGCGAAGTCATGCAGCCAGGGTTGAGACCGTTGAAACACGCCTGCTTCGTCCTGTCGATGGTTGCACTGTCGAGCGCCTGCGGAACCGGCCCGGGAAGCGGGCCCGAGCGGCGGGGCAAGGGCGGCGCGGCGACGTCCCCCGTGGTCTTGCGGGTGGGTGACAACATCTCCACCCTTGCCGATTTCCTGAGTTTCCGGAGCAATGTGGAACGGCGCCTCGGGATCACGGGCCTGGCCGGCCCCGCGGAACGTACGGAGCTTCTGAACCACTTTGTCCTGAGCCGTTTGTGCCGGGTTGCAGCGAGCACCGAAGGGGTCCGGATCACCGATGCGGACCGGGCGAACCTGGCCCGGGGACTGGGGCTGAAAGGCGAGGAGGCGGACGGCCTGCCGGAGGACGAACTGCTCCTGCTCGCTCTGCAGCGGTCCCGGGACATCCGGGTGCCGGAAGTCACCGAGGAGGAGATGCAGGCGTATTACAACGCGCGGCGGGGGGATTTCGATCTGCCCGTCGGGTGGCACGTCCGGGAGATCCTGGTGGACGACCCCGCGCTGGCCCGGCAGCTGTTCCAGGAGTTGGTCGAGGGGGGGAAAGGCCGCTTCGCGCACTACGCGAGGCAGTTTTCCCTCTCCCCGTCCCGGGAAGCCGGCGGGGACATGGGAACCTTCCACCCGGGAGACCTGCCTTCCGAGTTCGAGCGAGTCATCCGCACCTTGCGTCCGGGCGCCTTGTCGGGGGTGGTCAACACTCAGTACGGCCATCACATCTTCTACCTCGAGGAGGTCGTCCATGCACACGCCGCCCGGTACCCGGAAGTCCGGGAACGGATCCGGTCGACGCTGCGGCAGGAAAAGGAACGACAACTGGCCGACGAGCTTCGGAACGCACTTTTCGAGAAATATCGTCCGGTCCTTTTCACGAGATCCCTGGATTTCCGCCCGGACCGGAACCTGCTCTCACCGAAAATCACCGTGGAGGAATTCGATGCCCACTGAGAAGATCGTCCGCCTGGCCCTCCTCGCCGCCCTCGTGGCCGGCGCCGCCATATCCGCCCGTGCGGAAGTGCTCGAACAGATCGTCGCCCAGGTCAACGGAGAGATCATCACCCTCTCCGAGTACACCCGCGAGAAGAACATGGTTTACCAGATGATGCGGTCCCAGTTCACCGGGCAGGAGCTGACGCGGCGTTACGCCGAGGCCCTCGGCCAGATCCTGCCCAACATGATCAACGAGATCCTCCTCCTCGAGAAGGCGAAGGAATACGGGTTCAGCACGGACCTCGACCTGGAGGCCCGGCAGTTCGTCGAGGACATGATGAAGCGCGAGCGGATCCCCAACCTGGAGGCGCTCAAGCAGGAGATGAGCAAGCAGGGCATCACCTACAGCCAGTACTTCGAGGGCCTTAAGAAACAGATCCTTCTGAACCGGATGCGGGGCGCCATCGTGCGCCAGCGGGTGAAGGTCATGAAGGATGAACTCGAGAAATACTACAAGGAGCACGCGAACGAATTCGCCCTTCCCGCAAAGGTCGAACTCCAGGAGATCGTGATCTACTCCAAGGACAAGACCCGGGATCAACTCAAGGCGAAGGCGGCCGAGGTCGAGACCCGCCTGAAGGGTGGCGAGGCTTTCGAGGAGGTCGCCAAGGCGCTGTCCGAAGGTCCGACCGCCGCGCAAGGCGGCAAGATCGGTTCTTTTGCCACCAATGCCCTCTCCGCCACCATCGGCAAGGCGATCACCGGGCTCGGTCCCGGTCAGACCGCCGGCCCCCTGGAGACGGACTACGGGATGGTCGTGGTTCGCGTCACCGCCCTGACCCCCTCCCA
This is a stretch of genomic DNA from Acidobacteriota bacterium. It encodes these proteins:
- a CDS encoding M23 family metallopeptidase; this encodes MKKERLFTIIIVPRDSRRMRQFRVSPRILYLFASVALAFVVVGLFATFRYFTAISRLDGYERTVETLGKLREENVRFRAETEGLTEKLAYMETMTRTISHLAGIDMGNPVSTSGGMGGIGGRALQGLGLNGPERLPDLRRRMKELESSLVRMKNETLERSLFLSSIPSEWPVRGYISSWFGGRPDPFSGAPDFHAGLDIAAPSGARVVAAADGTVLFAGAQSGYGYTVILWHRYGITSRYAHLSAIEARTGQSLKKGDSVGYVGSTGRSTGPHLHYEVHLNGKPVNPILFLNRGNPS
- a CDS encoding peptidylprolyl isomerase is translated as MQPGLRPLKHACFVLSMVALSSACGTGPGSGPERRGKGGAATSPVVLRVGDNISTLADFLSFRSNVERRLGITGLAGPAERTELLNHFVLSRLCRVAASTEGVRITDADRANLARGLGLKGEEADGLPEDELLLLALQRSRDIRVPEVTEEEMQAYYNARRGDFDLPVGWHVREILVDDPALARQLFQELVEGGKGRFAHYARQFSLSPSREAGGDMGTFHPGDLPSEFERVIRTLRPGALSGVVNTQYGHHIFYLEEVVHAHAARYPEVRERIRSTLRQEKERQLADELRNALFEKYRPVLFTRSLDFRPDRNLLSPKITVEEFDAH
- a CDS encoding peptidyl-prolyl cis-trans isomerase, which produces MPTEKIVRLALLAALVAGAAISARAEVLEQIVAQVNGEIITLSEYTREKNMVYQMMRSQFTGQELTRRYAEALGQILPNMINEILLLEKAKEYGFSTDLDLEARQFVEDMMKRERIPNLEALKQEMSKQGITYSQYFEGLKKQILLNRMRGAIVRQRVKVMKDELEKYYKEHANEFALPAKVELQEIVIYSKDKTRDQLKAKAAEVETRLKGGEAFEEVAKALSEGPTAAQGGKIGSFATNALSATIGKAITGLGPGQTAGPLETDYGMVVVRVTALTPSQLKPFDEVKDQIEDDIFRVKVGPVIETYVKELREDAYINVSPEFRADYNPETQVKPLEGETR